A stretch of the Streptomyces ortus genome encodes the following:
- a CDS encoding S1C family serine protease has product MTESFRRSGEYPQGDQQQSAYSGQPYEQSHEQPSASSTHPTTSYPAAHPASSTASSVNPEWPAPPAHQPAPAADAGARGGAPTALLTEPVPASPAVPRKRAKGPLALLAAVAIAAAAVGGGTAYAFQELTGSDTAAGSATSTSVVATSKKGTVAGVAEAVSPSIVEISATSNAGSSTGSGVVITTGGEIITNNHVISGASQIKVQLSNGKSYTASVVGTDSKKDLALIKLENAPSGLTPATLGNSDAVKVGDEVVAIGSPEGLTGTVTSGIVSALDRDVTVSTDESQGQQQQQPGGGGGSGQWPFEFGGQEFNGDTGSSKTTYKALQTDASLNPGNSGGALIDMNGNIIGINSAMYSAATDSSSSSSAGSVGLGFAIPVNTVKADLASLRSGGSDS; this is encoded by the coding sequence ATGACCGAGAGCTTCCGCCGCAGCGGCGAGTACCCCCAGGGCGACCAGCAGCAGTCCGCGTACTCAGGACAGCCGTACGAGCAGTCGCACGAGCAGCCTTCCGCCTCCTCCACCCACCCCACGACCTCCTACCCGGCCGCCCACCCCGCTTCCTCCACGGCCTCCTCCGTGAATCCGGAGTGGCCGGCCCCGCCCGCGCACCAGCCGGCTCCGGCCGCGGACGCGGGTGCGCGGGGCGGGGCCCCCACCGCGCTCCTCACGGAACCGGTGCCCGCCTCCCCCGCCGTGCCCCGCAAGCGCGCCAAGGGTCCGCTGGCCCTGCTCGCCGCCGTGGCGATAGCCGCCGCGGCCGTGGGCGGAGGTACCGCGTACGCCTTCCAGGAGCTGACCGGCAGCGACACCGCGGCCGGCAGCGCGACCAGCACCAGCGTCGTGGCCACGAGCAAGAAGGGCACGGTCGCCGGGGTCGCCGAGGCCGTCAGCCCGAGCATCGTCGAGATCAGCGCGACCTCGAACGCGGGCTCCTCCACCGGTTCCGGCGTGGTCATCACGACCGGCGGCGAGATCATCACCAACAACCACGTGATCTCGGGCGCCTCCCAGATCAAGGTGCAGCTGAGCAACGGCAAGTCGTACACCGCGAGCGTCGTCGGCACCGACAGCAAGAAGGACCTCGCGCTGATCAAGCTGGAGAACGCGCCGTCGGGCCTCACCCCCGCGACGCTCGGCAACTCCGACGCCGTCAAGGTCGGTGACGAGGTCGTGGCGATCGGCTCCCCCGAGGGCCTGACCGGCACCGTCACCAGCGGGATCGTCTCCGCACTCGACCGGGACGTCACCGTCTCCACGGACGAGAGCCAAGGCCAGCAGCAACAGCAGCCCGGCGGAGGCGGCGGCAGCGGTCAGTGGCCGTTCGAGTTCGGCGGCCAGGAGTTCAACGGCGACACCGGCTCGTCCAAGACGACGTACAAGGCGCTGCAGACCGACGCGTCCCTCAACCCGGGCAACTCCGGCGGCGCGCTGATCGACATGAACGGCAACATCATCGGCATCAACTCCGCGATGTACTCGGCCGCCACGGACTCCTCGTCCTCGTCGAGCGCCGGCAGCGTCGGCCTGGGCTTCGCCATCCCCGTCAACACCGTCAAGGCCGACCTGGCCTCGCTGCGGTCCGGCGGCTCCGACAGCTGA
- a CDS encoding response regulator transcription factor, whose product MSPAEGDREPQRILIVDDEPAVREALQRSLAFEGYDTQVAVDGADALEKSIAYQPDLVVLDIQMPRMDGLTAARRMRGAGTTTPILMLTARDTVGDRVTGLDAGADDYLVKPFELDELFARVRALLRRSSYAAAAVGAPVDDALTFGDLRMDLATREVTRAGRPVELTRTEFTLLEMFLAHPRQVLTREQILKAVWGFDFEPSSNSLDVYVMYLRRKTEAGGEPRLVHTVRGVGYVLRSGGAE is encoded by the coding sequence ATGAGCCCCGCCGAAGGCGACCGTGAACCCCAGCGCATCCTGATCGTCGACGACGAGCCGGCCGTGCGAGAAGCACTCCAGCGCAGTCTCGCCTTCGAGGGGTACGACACGCAGGTGGCCGTCGACGGCGCGGACGCGCTGGAGAAGTCCATCGCCTACCAGCCGGACCTGGTCGTCCTCGACATCCAGATGCCGCGGATGGACGGCCTGACCGCCGCCCGCCGGATGCGCGGCGCGGGCACGACGACGCCGATCCTGATGCTCACCGCCCGCGACACGGTCGGCGACCGGGTCACCGGACTCGACGCGGGCGCCGACGACTACCTGGTGAAGCCGTTCGAACTGGACGAGCTGTTCGCGCGGGTACGGGCGCTGCTGCGGCGCAGTTCGTACGCCGCAGCCGCGGTCGGCGCCCCGGTGGACGACGCGCTCACCTTCGGCGACCTGCGCATGGACCTCGCGACCCGTGAGGTCACGCGGGCCGGGCGGCCCGTCGAGCTGACGCGCACGGAGTTCACCCTGCTGGAGATGTTCCTGGCCCACCCGCGCCAGGTCCTCACGCGGGAGCAGATCCTGAAGGCGGTATGGGGCTTCGACTTCGAGCCGTCGTCCAACTCGCTGGACGTGTACGTGATGTACCTCCGCCGCAAGACGGAGGCGGGCGGCGAGCCGCGCCTCGTGCACACGGTGCGGGGTGTGGGGTACGTGCTGCGGTCGGGCGGGGCGGAGTGA
- a CDS encoding sensor histidine kinase yields MKGFVRLVRTLPLRSRLSLLTAAAVAFAVAAVSVTCWFIVRDQLYNQVDEQLESAQVSPPLLQSMLRNCQLAEPQDLQQPPSSPIVTIFYSDGSTCTNPINPTVPVQSADLEVAKGTAHSATHSATADNGAEMRVYSQQVLDGKTGQVQNGIAVSIAKPLKDVTAPLSSLAWILLIVSGIGVVVAGAAGLWVARAGLRPVDKLTEAVENVARTEDLTIRIPVGDDSEDEIARLSRSFNSMTASLASSRELQQQLIADAGHELRTPLTSLRTNIELLTRSEETGRPIPPADRKALLASVKAQMTELAALIGDLQTLSRSDAGTPADRVQVVALQDTVESALRRARLRGPELTITADVHPWFVRAEPTALERAIVNILDNAVKFSPEGGAIDVALRGGELTVRDYGPGVAADELPHVFDRFWRSPSARALPGSGLGLSIVARTVQESGGDVALGPAPGGGTVATIRLPGAPTPPPALDGG; encoded by the coding sequence GTGAAAGGGTTCGTACGGCTGGTACGGACCCTGCCGCTCCGGTCGCGGTTGTCGCTCCTCACCGCGGCGGCGGTCGCGTTCGCCGTGGCAGCGGTCTCCGTGACGTGCTGGTTCATCGTCCGGGACCAGCTCTACAACCAGGTCGACGAGCAGCTGGAGAGCGCGCAGGTCTCGCCGCCACTGCTTCAGAGCATGCTGCGCAACTGTCAGCTCGCCGAACCCCAGGATCTCCAGCAGCCACCGAGTTCCCCCATCGTCACGATCTTCTACTCGGACGGCTCCACCTGCACGAATCCGATCAACCCGACCGTGCCGGTACAGTCAGCCGACCTGGAGGTGGCCAAGGGCACGGCCCATAGCGCCACGCACTCGGCCACGGCCGACAACGGCGCCGAGATGCGCGTCTACAGCCAGCAGGTCCTCGACGGCAAGACCGGACAGGTACAGAACGGCATCGCGGTCTCCATCGCCAAGCCCTTGAAGGACGTCACTGCACCCCTGTCCTCACTGGCCTGGATCCTGCTCATCGTGTCCGGCATCGGAGTGGTGGTCGCCGGAGCGGCCGGTCTCTGGGTCGCCCGGGCGGGTCTGCGTCCCGTGGACAAACTCACCGAAGCCGTCGAGAACGTGGCCCGCACCGAGGACTTGACCATCCGCATCCCCGTCGGGGACGACAGCGAGGACGAGATCGCCCGCCTCTCGCGTTCCTTCAACTCGATGACCGCCTCCCTCGCCAGCTCCCGTGAGCTGCAGCAGCAGTTGATCGCCGATGCCGGTCACGAACTGCGCACCCCCCTCACCTCCCTCCGTACGAACATCGAGCTGCTCACCCGCAGTGAGGAGACGGGCCGGCCCATCCCGCCGGCGGACCGCAAGGCGCTGCTCGCCTCGGTGAAGGCGCAGATGACCGAACTGGCCGCGCTCATCGGCGACCTGCAGACGCTGTCGCGGTCGGACGCGGGCACGCCGGCCGACCGCGTCCAGGTGGTGGCGCTGCAGGACACCGTGGAGTCGGCCCTGCGCCGGGCCCGGCTGCGCGGCCCGGAGCTGACGATCACGGCGGACGTGCACCCGTGGTTCGTCCGGGCGGAGCCCACCGCGCTGGAACGGGCGATCGTGAACATCCTCGACAACGCGGTGAAGTTCAGCCCCGAGGGCGGCGCGATCGACGTCGCGCTCAGAGGCGGCGAACTGACCGTACGGGATTACGGTCCCGGCGTGGCCGCCGACGAACTCCCGCACGTCTTCGACCGCTTCTGGCGTTCCCCGAGCGCCCGCGCGCTCCCCGGCTCGGGCCTGGGCCTGTCCATCGTGGCGCGTACGGTCCAGGAGTCGGGCGGCGACGTGGCGCTGGGCCCGGCCCCGGGCGGCGGCACGGTCGCGACGATCCGCCTGCCCGGCGCCCCGACCCCGCCGCCCGCCCTGGACGGGGGCTGA
- a CDS encoding DUF397 domain-containing protein codes for MNPTPDLNGAVWRKSSYSDGGDTNCVEVADGYPGLVPVRDSKAPQGPVLLFGVESWGLFVREVGA; via the coding sequence ATGAACCCAACCCCCGACTTGAACGGCGCTGTCTGGCGCAAGTCGTCGTACAGCGACGGGGGAGACACGAACTGCGTCGAGGTGGCCGACGGCTACCCCGGCCTCGTACCCGTCCGGGACAGCAAGGCCCCGCAAGGCCCGGTGCTGCTGTTCGGCGTGGAATCGTGGGGCCTGTTCGTGCGGGAGGTCGGCGCTTGA
- a CDS encoding helix-turn-helix domain-containing protein gives MDERVDAEGESGLAGLGRTLRHLRQKAGKSLGQLAQETAYDKSYLSRLEAGKRLSKVTVMEDLDRYYDSGDLLVRLWRDARKDVIKDKYKAFMELEATASVMWKFQLAVPGLLQTEGYARAVLSGLSGAQTTAGNGEDIEEQVAARMGRQELLYRDPAPCVRVILDEGALRRPVSGVRVWADQLSRLVEVGELPSVALQVLPFTAGVHDLMDSHLTLMWQRVGEPVAYVEGNRIGELIDDPDKVLAFRLSYDLVRDAALTPVESTAFIKRLLEECR, from the coding sequence GTGGACGAACGCGTTGACGCGGAGGGGGAGTCGGGGCTCGCGGGCCTGGGCCGGACCCTTCGGCACCTGCGTCAGAAGGCGGGTAAGTCATTGGGGCAACTGGCCCAGGAGACGGCGTACGACAAGAGCTACCTGAGCCGCCTGGAAGCGGGCAAACGGCTGTCCAAGGTGACCGTCATGGAGGACCTGGACCGCTATTACGACTCCGGTGACCTGCTGGTTCGCCTCTGGCGGGACGCGCGCAAGGACGTCATCAAGGACAAGTACAAGGCGTTCATGGAGCTGGAGGCGACGGCGAGCGTGATGTGGAAGTTCCAGCTCGCGGTGCCCGGCCTGTTGCAGACCGAGGGCTATGCCCGGGCGGTGTTGTCAGGGTTGTCCGGCGCCCAGACAACGGCTGGCAACGGCGAGGACATTGAGGAGCAGGTCGCCGCGCGCATGGGACGGCAGGAATTGCTGTACCGCGATCCGGCGCCGTGTGTCCGGGTCATTTTGGACGAGGGAGCGCTGCGACGACCCGTTTCCGGGGTGCGGGTGTGGGCGGACCAGCTGTCCCGCTTGGTCGAGGTGGGAGAGCTGCCGTCAGTCGCGCTTCAGGTGCTGCCTTTCACGGCAGGCGTGCACGACCTCATGGACAGCCACCTGACGCTGATGTGGCAGAGGGTCGGGGAGCCTGTTGCCTACGTGGAAGGCAACAGGATCGGTGAACTGATCGACGATCCGGACAAAGTCCTTGCCTTCCGCTTGTCCTACGATCTGGTCAGGGACGCGGCGCTGACTCCGGTGGAGTCGACGGCGTTCATCAAGCGCCTGCTGGAGGAGTGCAGATGA
- a CDS encoding GAF and ANTAR domain-containing protein — protein MPSGDEDHAEDHARDGTPCPADGPTSLLSCAARAARTGLGLRGLPAGLARLLGLDFLALSAVTHSGLPELVWDEPSGGLGAELEELQFALGDGPTLEAAPRSRPLAEPDLAATDPARWPAFLPEAVNTAVRAVVAVPLLLGVATVGVLTGYRTAPGALTDTQWRDLRRLSRTLVALLLDTADAAPADETGPRSDLVLRRAEIHQATGYLSDRLGIPPAQALLRLRSYALGHTIPLTTLARALLTGRLPPESLDE, from the coding sequence GTGCCGAGCGGTGACGAGGACCACGCGGAGGACCACGCAAGGGACGGTACGCCGTGCCCCGCTGACGGACCGACCTCGCTCCTGTCCTGCGCGGCCCGCGCCGCCCGGACCGGGCTCGGGTTACGGGGCCTGCCCGCGGGCCTGGCCCGGCTGCTCGGCCTGGACTTCCTCGCGCTGAGCGCGGTCACCCACAGCGGGTTACCGGAACTCGTATGGGACGAACCGTCCGGAGGGCTGGGTGCCGAGCTGGAGGAACTGCAGTTCGCCCTCGGCGACGGCCCCACCCTGGAGGCCGCCCCCCGGAGCCGTCCGCTGGCCGAGCCCGACCTGGCCGCCACCGATCCCGCGCGCTGGCCCGCCTTCCTGCCCGAGGCCGTGAACACCGCCGTCCGTGCCGTCGTCGCCGTACCCCTCCTGCTCGGTGTCGCCACGGTCGGCGTACTGACGGGGTACCGCACCGCCCCCGGCGCCCTGACCGACACGCAGTGGCGGGACCTGCGGCGCCTGTCCCGGACCCTGGTCGCCCTGCTGCTGGACACGGCGGACGCCGCCCCGGCCGACGAGACGGGACCGCGGTCCGACCTGGTGCTGCGGCGCGCCGAGATCCACCAGGCCACCGGATATCTCTCGGACCGGCTCGGCATACCCCCGGCCCAGGCCCTCCTCAGACTCCGCTCCTACGCCCTCGGCCACACCATCCCGCTCACCACCCTCGCCCGCGCCCTGCTCACGGGCCGGCTGCCCCCCGAGTCCCTCGACGAGTGA
- a CDS encoding GAF and ANTAR domain-containing protein, with protein sequence MHTTEREVRVAEAVLDMAARTEQSDVLGLLHDLTTHLVTLCGLRGAGTTILDEAGRVDYLTASDEMCRSLEEEQRDLDEGPCVDSTRAGAALAPVMLGPGSVGALRWPRFAPRALREGITWVASVPLRAGTNTLGAVNLMGADSGALDARDMRLAQILADAAGAWLVQRQLQRTKDELIEQLQTALNTRIVIEQAKGVLAAKLGVDVHEAFNRLRGYARSQREKLGDVATRVANGSIPPELQARAER encoded by the coding sequence ATGCACACCACGGAACGTGAGGTGCGGGTCGCCGAGGCCGTCCTCGATATGGCCGCTCGTACGGAACAGAGCGACGTGCTGGGTCTCCTGCACGACCTCACCACGCACCTGGTCACCCTCTGCGGGCTGCGCGGCGCCGGCACGACCATCCTCGACGAGGCGGGACGGGTGGACTACCTCACCGCCTCCGACGAGATGTGCAGGAGCCTGGAGGAGGAGCAGCGCGACCTCGACGAGGGCCCCTGCGTCGACAGCACCCGTGCCGGTGCCGCACTCGCGCCGGTCATGCTCGGTCCCGGCAGCGTCGGTGCCCTGCGCTGGCCCCGGTTCGCCCCCCGGGCGCTGCGCGAGGGCATCACCTGGGTCGCCTCCGTACCGCTGCGCGCCGGGACGAACACCCTCGGCGCCGTCAACCTGATGGGCGCCGACTCCGGCGCGCTGGACGCGCGGGACATGCGGCTGGCGCAGATCCTGGCCGACGCCGCCGGGGCCTGGCTGGTTCAACGGCAGTTGCAGCGCACCAAGGACGAGCTCATCGAACAGCTGCAGACGGCCCTGAACACCCGCATCGTGATCGAACAGGCCAAGGGCGTGCTCGCGGCGAAGCTGGGGGTCGACGTGCACGAGGCCTTCAACCGGCTGCGCGGCTACGCCCGCTCCCAGCGGGAGAAACTCGGCGACGTCGCCACCCGGGTCGCGAACGGCTCCATCCCGCCGGAACTGCAAGCCCGTGCCGAGCGGTGA
- a CDS encoding IS5 family transposase (programmed frameshift): MSTRPWIVDDDLWALIEPLLPPWPERSPGPRPVADRLCLQGILYVLHNDIAWQLLPLELGFGSGQTCWRRLERWQQAGVFDQLHRILLAELNAAGELDWSRACVDGSHIRAKGGADTGPSPVDRRKTGSKHHLICDGRGTPLKVITTAANVNDVTQTLALVDGVPHVAGRPGRPRRRPDSLLGDKGYDSNPNRDELRRRRILPVISRKGAPNIKGLGKLRYVVEQTFALLHQFRRLAVRWERRTELHDAFISLACSLICWRRLKKRRS, from the exons GTGAGTACTCGACCGTGGATCGTGGACGACGACTTGTGGGCCCTGATCGAACCGCTGCTGCCGCCCTGGCCGGAGCGGTCACCCGGGCCTCGGCCGGTGGCGGATCGGCTGTGTCTGCAGGGCATCCTGTACGTGCTCCACAACGACATAGCCTGGCAACTGCTGCCCCTGGAGCTGGGGTTCGGCTCCGGGCAGACCTGCTGGCGCAGGCTTGAGCGGTGGCAGCAGGCCGGTGTCTTCGACCAGTTGCACCGGATCCTGCTCGCGGAACTCAACGCGGCCGGCGAACTCGACTGGTCCAGGGCGTGCGTGGACGGCTCTCACATCCGCGCG AAAGGGGGAGCCGACACCGGTCCGTCACCGGTCGACCGGCGGAAGACAGGCAGCAAACACCATCTGATCTGCGACGGACGCGGCACCCCTCTCAAGGTCATCACCACCGCGGCCAACGTCAACGACGTCACCCAGACCCTCGCTCTCGTCGACGGCGTCCCGCATGTCGCCGGCCGTCCCGGCCGGCCACGCCGCCGCCCCGACTCGCTGCTCGGGGACAAGGGCTACGACTCCAACCCCAACCGCGACGAGCTGCGCAGGCGCCGGATCCTGCCGGTCATCTCCCGCAAGGGCGCCCCGAACATCAAGGGCCTGGGCAAACTCCGCTACGTCGTCGAGCAAACGTTCGCCCTGCTCCACCAGTTCAGGCGGCTCGCCGTGCGATGGGAACGCCGCACAGAACTCCACGACGCGTTCATCTCCCTCGCCTGCAGCCTCATCTGCTGGAGACGGCTCAAGAAGCGCCGATCATGA
- a CDS encoding ABC transporter ATP-binding protein, translating into MREVREAFARFWPLTRGDRGRLVLIIGSVIGAALAETASILFFAELTDHALTAGSLSAFWTPAGAWLAVAVLGAAVGYLGNSLAIRTAERFVLRLRAGVFRHVQDLPPHFFQRYRRGDLVERLTGDVEAIEQLVVSGAVGAVSAAFSALFYSAAALWLRWDLALVTFLLAPLFLVAARRFAGRVQKAARDERTADGAITSVVEESLGNIVLTQAYNRRGAEEKRLDREARAWLRASVRGARASELYEQFVEVVETLCVLTVIGLGAWEIAQGRMSLGQLLAFAAFLGYLYPPIRDLGQLGLTLTAATAGARRLQEILDTEPAVIDPATPADEWPVQGRISFHHTSFRYPGAAHDSLHDVTFTARPGEFVLIAGASGAGKSTLTKLLTRFYDPSAGAIRLDGVPLTDVTLAFLRENVALLPQETLVLHGTIRENIACGRPGATHEEIERAARDADAHAFIRRLPDGYETPITPGTAVLSGGQLQRVAIARAMLRAAPVLVLDEPTAGLDALAARRVVQPLRRLVSGRTTVLITHDLTLAPDADRILVVDGGRLVEQGTHEELLARGGTYAALARPLPTETTLPLLRSSP; encoded by the coding sequence ATGCGAGAAGTACGGGAGGCATTCGCGCGTTTCTGGCCGCTGACGCGCGGCGACCGCGGCCGACTGGTGCTGATCATCGGCTCCGTGATCGGGGCCGCGCTGGCGGAGACGGCCTCGATCCTGTTCTTCGCGGAACTCACCGACCACGCGCTCACGGCCGGTTCGCTCAGCGCCTTCTGGACTCCGGCCGGTGCCTGGCTGGCGGTGGCCGTGCTCGGCGCGGCCGTCGGCTATCTCGGCAACTCCCTCGCGATCCGCACGGCCGAGAGATTCGTACTGCGGCTGCGCGCGGGCGTCTTCCGCCATGTCCAGGACCTGCCCCCGCACTTCTTCCAGCGGTACCGCCGCGGCGACCTGGTGGAACGGCTCACGGGTGACGTCGAGGCCATCGAGCAGCTGGTGGTCTCGGGCGCGGTCGGCGCGGTCTCCGCCGCGTTCTCGGCACTCTTCTACTCCGCCGCCGCGCTCTGGCTCCGCTGGGACCTCGCCCTGGTCACCTTTCTCCTCGCCCCCCTCTTCCTCGTCGCGGCCCGCCGCTTCGCCGGCCGCGTCCAGAAGGCGGCCAGGGACGAGCGGACCGCCGACGGCGCGATCACCTCGGTCGTCGAGGAGTCCCTCGGCAACATCGTGCTCACCCAGGCGTACAACCGGCGCGGCGCGGAGGAGAAGCGGCTCGACCGCGAGGCGCGCGCCTGGCTGCGCGCCAGTGTGCGCGGGGCCCGCGCGAGCGAGCTGTACGAGCAGTTCGTCGAGGTCGTCGAGACGCTCTGCGTCCTCACCGTGATCGGGCTCGGCGCCTGGGAGATCGCCCAGGGCCGGATGTCCCTGGGCCAGCTGCTCGCCTTCGCCGCCTTCCTCGGTTACCTCTACCCGCCGATCCGCGACCTCGGCCAACTCGGCCTGACCCTGACCGCCGCGACCGCCGGAGCCCGGCGGCTCCAGGAGATCCTGGACACCGAACCGGCCGTCATCGACCCCGCCACCCCGGCCGACGAATGGCCCGTACAGGGCCGGATCTCCTTCCACCACACCTCCTTCCGCTACCCGGGCGCGGCACACGACAGCCTGCACGACGTGACGTTCACCGCGCGGCCCGGCGAGTTCGTGCTGATCGCCGGCGCGAGCGGGGCCGGAAAATCGACCCTGACCAAACTCCTGACCCGTTTCTACGACCCCTCGGCGGGCGCGATCCGCCTCGACGGCGTCCCGCTCACGGACGTCACCCTCGCGTTCCTGCGCGAGAACGTGGCCCTGCTGCCGCAGGAGACCCTCGTCCTGCACGGCACGATCCGCGAGAACATCGCGTGCGGGCGGCCGGGCGCCACGCACGAGGAGATCGAACGGGCCGCACGCGACGCGGACGCCCACGCGTTCATCCGCCGCCTGCCCGACGGATACGAGACGCCGATCACGCCCGGCACGGCCGTGCTGTCCGGCGGGCAGCTCCAACGGGTGGCCATCGCCCGCGCGATGCTCCGGGCCGCCCCCGTCCTCGTACTCGACGAACCGACCGCCGGCCTCGACGCGCTCGCCGCGCGCCGGGTCGTACAGCCGCTGCGGCGCCTGGTGTCCGGCCGTACGACCGTGCTGATCACCCATGACCTGACGCTCGCCCCGGACGCCGACCGGATCCTCGTCGTGGACGGCGGACGGCTGGTGGAGCAGGGCACGCACGAGGAACTGCTCGCGCGCGGAGGGACGTACGCGGCTCTCGCGCGCCCGCTCCCGACGGAGACGACCCTGCCGCTGCTGCGGTCGAGCCCGTAG